A portion of the Sulfurospirillum diekertiae genome contains these proteins:
- the mraY gene encoding phospho-N-acetylmuramoyl-pentapeptide-transferase, translating to MLYALYKLTSINLFQYITVRAGIAFFLAFILTIYLMPKFIKWAKSRNANQPIYSLAPESHQKKSKTPTMGGIVFLCAATLSVLICARMNNLFVLLGLACILLFGLIGMKDDLAKILGKSNTAGLTPRGKLGLQILASSIIALLLYIIVDLDTTFFVPFYKFPLFDMHLLALAFWVLVMVSASNAVNLTDGLDGLATVPAILSILSLAVFVYVGGNAFLSSYLLLPKVGGSGEVVIVATAVMGSLVGFLWFNCYPAQIFMGDSGSLSIGAFIGYMAIISKNEILLLFIGFVFVLETASVILQVGSFKTRKKRIFLMAPIHHHFEVKGWPENKIIVRFWIIALMSNLLALTALKIR from the coding sequence ATGCTATATGCTCTTTACAAACTTACCTCAATTAACCTGTTCCAATATATTACTGTTCGTGCAGGTATTGCTTTCTTTTTAGCCTTTATTTTGACGATTTACCTGATGCCAAAATTCATCAAATGGGCAAAATCACGCAACGCAAACCAACCTATCTATTCACTCGCCCCTGAATCTCACCAAAAAAAGTCTAAAACACCCACGATGGGAGGTATCGTCTTTTTGTGCGCCGCAACCCTTTCTGTGCTAATATGCGCACGTATGAACAATCTTTTTGTTCTTTTAGGGCTAGCGTGTATTCTACTTTTTGGGCTTATTGGAATGAAAGATGATCTCGCTAAAATTTTGGGCAAAAGTAACACAGCAGGTCTCACACCACGTGGAAAACTTGGCTTGCAGATCCTAGCCTCTTCTATTATTGCTTTGCTGTTATACATTATTGTTGATCTTGATACGACTTTTTTTGTTCCTTTTTACAAGTTCCCACTGTTTGATATGCACCTTTTAGCACTTGCCTTTTGGGTCTTGGTAATGGTTTCAGCCAGTAATGCCGTCAACCTCACTGATGGTCTTGATGGTCTTGCAACTGTTCCTGCCATTCTTTCGATTCTTTCACTTGCAGTGTTTGTTTATGTCGGTGGCAACGCCTTTTTAAGCAGCTACTTACTCCTTCCAAAAGTCGGTGGCAGTGGTGAAGTGGTTATCGTAGCAACGGCTGTTATGGGCTCACTTGTAGGCTTTTTATGGTTTAACTGTTATCCAGCACAAATTTTTATGGGTGACAGTGGAAGCCTTAGTATTGGCGCATTTATTGGCTATATGGCGATTATTTCTAAAAACGAAATTTTATTGCTTTTTATTGGTTTTGTTTTTGTACTCGAAACAGCTTCGGTTATTTTACAGGTAGGAAGTTTTAAAACACGCAAAAAACGTATCTTCCTTATGGCGCCGATCCATCACCATTTTGAGGTGAAAGGTTGGCCAGAAAACAAGATTATCGTGAGATTTTGGATTATCGCTCTCATGTCAAATCTTTTAGCACTTACGGCATTGAAAATCAGATGA
- the murD gene encoding UDP-N-acetylmuramoyl-L-alanine--D-glutamate ligase — protein sequence MITLFGHGKTTKAIAKRFAGQCQIFDDNFTCKATDAFGNLLLPPSEFDPNASSVEIPSPGFPAHHPLIQKALHVTSEYDFFKESMPFSIWISGTNGKTTTTQMCEFLLQKQGAQAGGNIGTPLAELSANAPIWILETSSFTFHYTKATAPDIYLLLPIKPDHLTWHGSMEAYIEAKLSPLSRMREGSVVILPKAYATVKTLAHVIAYETEEDLAEQMGIDIAKINFRTPFLLDAVLATCAQKILLDTVDYELLNTFKIDHYKIEEFYDKQGRLWVDDSKGTNVDATIEALKRYKNDEILIVLGGDDKGVDLQELFDFMKPLHVTIFAIGTNTERLASFAEKEGIQLHKCFVIEEAMKQIHAVHTIKTVALLSPAAASLDQFKSYAHRGDCFKELALA from the coding sequence ATGATAACACTATTCGGACACGGAAAAACAACCAAAGCTATTGCAAAACGCTTTGCGGGGCAATGTCAAATTTTTGACGACAACTTTACATGTAAAGCAACAGACGCGTTTGGTAACCTCTTGTTACCTCCTTCAGAATTCGATCCTAACGCGAGTAGCGTTGAGATCCCAAGCCCTGGTTTCCCAGCGCATCACCCCTTAATCCAAAAAGCACTTCACGTTACCAGTGAATACGATTTTTTTAAAGAGTCAATGCCTTTTAGTATTTGGATCAGTGGAACGAACGGTAAAACAACCACAACGCAAATGTGCGAGTTTCTCTTGCAAAAACAAGGTGCACAGGCAGGTGGTAATATCGGTACGCCCCTAGCAGAACTCAGCGCCAATGCTCCCATTTGGATTTTAGAAACCAGTTCTTTTACGTTTCACTACACGAAAGCCACCGCTCCTGACATCTATCTTCTACTACCTATCAAACCAGACCATTTAACATGGCATGGAAGTATGGAAGCATACATTGAGGCAAAACTTTCACCTCTTTCACGAATGCGTGAAGGCAGCGTTGTCATCCTTCCTAAAGCGTATGCCACGGTCAAAACACTCGCACATGTGATTGCATATGAGACAGAGGAAGATTTAGCAGAGCAAATGGGTATAGATATTGCAAAAATAAACTTTAGGACACCGTTTTTACTCGATGCAGTCCTCGCGACATGTGCACAAAAAATTCTTCTAGACACCGTCGATTATGAGCTTCTCAATACGTTTAAAATTGATCATTACAAAATCGAAGAGTTTTACGATAAACAAGGACGCCTATGGGTTGATGACTCCAAAGGAACCAACGTCGATGCCACAATAGAAGCGCTTAAACGCTACAAAAACGATGAAATCCTTATTGTCCTAGGTGGTGATGACAAAGGTGTTGATTTGCAAGAGTTGTTTGATTTTATGAAGCCTTTACATGTAACCATTTTTGCTATTGGTACAAATACAGAAAGACTGGCCTCTTTTGCCGAAAAAGAAGGTATACAGCTTCACAAATGCTTTGTCATTGAAGAAGCTATGAAACAAATTCATGCCGTTCATACTATCAAAACGGTGGCCCTACTTTCTCCTGCCGCTGCTAGTTTAGATCAATTCAAATCCTACGCACACAGAGGTGATTGCTTTAAAGAGTTGGCACTCGCTTAG
- a CDS encoding sugar transferase — MFQQKRLGKSAKEFTCYKFRSMRENSENILTEYLIKHPEEEDHYKLYHKYKNDPRLTKIGNFLRKSSLDELPQILNVIKGDMSLIGPRPYMLDERSKIGNSADIILVVKPGITGLWQVSGRNDVNFKSRIEMDIWYVRNWSFGLDIQILFKTILVVLGKKGSY, encoded by the coding sequence ATTTTTCAACAAAAACGTTTAGGAAAGAGTGCAAAAGAGTTTACATGTTATAAATTTCGTTCTATGAGAGAAAATAGTGAAAATATCTTAACAGAGTATTTAATAAAGCATCCAGAAGAAGAGGACCATTATAAACTATATCATAAATATAAAAATGATCCTCGTTTGACTAAAATAGGGAATTTTTTAAGAAAATCCTCATTAGATGAATTACCTCAAATACTCAATGTTATTAAGGGTGATATGAGTTTAATAGGGCCGCGCCCTTATATGCTCGATGAACGTTCAAAAATAGGGAATAGTGCGGATATAATTTTAGTAGTTAAGCCTGGAATTACAGGTCTGTGGCAAGTCAGTGGACGTAATGATGTTAATTTTAAAAGTCGAATAGAAATGGATATATGGTATGTGCGTAATTGGTCATTTGGTCTTGATATTCAAATCTTGTTTAAAACTATTTTAGTAGTGCTTGGAAAAAAGGGAAGTTATTAA
- a CDS encoding glycosyltransferase family 4 protein: protein MKIAIVHDWLVTYAGAEKVLEQLLKLYPEADIFTIVDFLPKRDRAFLTGHKIMTSFIQSLPFAKTKYRNYLPLMPLAIEQFDVSIYDLVISSSHAIAKGIITGPNQKHICMCYSPIRYAWDLQHQYLKESGLDKGLKGWFAKYFLYKMRIWDSRTSNGVDQFIAISEFIQRRILKVYRRESTVIYPPVDVDSFELCTQKEDFYLTASRMVPYKKIDLIVEAFGQMPDKKLIVIGDGPDMAKIKAKAGANVVLLGYQPFDILKEHMQKAKAFIFAAEEDFGITPVEAQACGTPIIAYGKGGARETVVENETGLFFEEQTIHCLCAALHRFEAKEWNHATIRQHSLHFSTQRFLDEVTSYINNSMK from the coding sequence ATGAAGATAGCAATAGTACACGATTGGTTAGTGACGTATGCTGGAGCTGAAAAAGTTCTTGAACAACTTTTAAAACTCTATCCAGAGGCAGATATATTTACTATTGTAGACTTTTTGCCCAAGAGAGATCGAGCTTTTTTAACTGGACATAAAATTATGACAAGTTTTATTCAAAGCCTGCCATTTGCAAAAACAAAGTATCGAAATTATTTGCCTTTGATGCCACTTGCTATAGAACAATTCGATGTGTCTATATATGATTTAGTGATCTCAAGTTCTCATGCAATTGCAAAGGGCATTATTACAGGACCAAATCAAAAACATATTTGTATGTGCTATTCACCTATTCGTTATGCTTGGGATTTGCAGCATCAGTACTTAAAGGAAAGTGGCTTAGATAAAGGATTAAAAGGTTGGTTTGCAAAATATTTTTTGTATAAAATGCGTATTTGGGATAGCCGAACATCCAATGGCGTTGATCAATTTATTGCTATTTCTGAGTTTATTCAAAGAAGAATTTTGAAAGTTTATAGGAGAGAATCAACTGTTATTTACCCTCCTGTAGATGTTGATAGTTTTGAGTTATGTACCCAGAAAGAAGATTTTTACCTTACGGCTTCCCGTATGGTTCCTTATAAAAAAATAGATCTTATTGTTGAAGCATTTGGTCAAATGCCCGATAAAAAGTTGATTGTTATTGGAGATGGTCCTGATATGGCAAAGATCAAGGCCAAAGCAGGGGCTAATGTTGTTTTATTGGGTTATCAACCATTTGACATTCTAAAAGAGCATATGCAAAAAGCCAAAGCATTTATTTTTGCTGCTGAAGAAGATTTTGGTATTACTCCTGTAGAAGCTCAAGCCTGTGGAACACCAATCATTGCCTATGGAAAGGGTGGAGCTAGAGAAACTGTAGTTGAGAATGAAACAGGTCTTTTTTTTGAAGAACAAACTATCCATTGCCTTTGTGCGGCTTTGCATCGTTTTGAGGCTAAAGAGTGGAACCATGCGACTATACGGCAACACTCTTTACATTTTAGTACTCAACGATTTTTAGATGAAGTAACATCCTATATAAACAACTCTATGAAGTAA
- a CDS encoding glycosyltransferase family 4 protein, with protein MKPKIIIDTLSLLGNLSGIGRYTYEITRILSQNSQYRWDFFYGYISQKLIARESAKAQKYIRSLVTKNVFFKKWIRKCLYLFSGFFSPYYDLYWQPNFIPIKSIKARKIIATVHDFSWELFPEFQPQERVKYFQDNFYIQIARCDHIITGSYFTKKEILDRTSVNPENITVIYHGINHVLFKPLLKNRTIKQKYILAVGSIEPRKNLKNLLLAYSQCDKVFKDEYHLYLVGDSGWKNDEIMKLVESMSQWVHPTGYINDAKLANMYRNASVFVYPSFYEGFGIPPLEAMACGTAIIASNTSTLPEVCGDAAYYVDPLDIRAIMESMKKVLSDEVLRQDLISKGLQHAQKFSWEKSAKEHMTVFEMVLKQ; from the coding sequence ATGAAGCCTAAAATTATTATAGATACACTTTCTTTACTTGGTAATTTAAGTGGCATAGGGCGTTATACTTATGAAATAACAAGAATATTATCCCAAAATTCTCAGTATCGATGGGACTTTTTTTATGGATATATCTCACAAAAACTCATTGCTCGAGAAAGCGCAAAAGCGCAAAAATATATTCGTAGTCTCGTTACAAAAAATGTTTTTTTTAAAAAGTGGATTAGAAAGTGTTTATACCTTTTTTCAGGTTTTTTTTCACCCTATTACGATCTCTATTGGCAGCCAAATTTTATACCAATTAAAAGTATCAAAGCACGAAAAATTATTGCTACGGTGCATGATTTTTCGTGGGAACTTTTTCCTGAGTTTCAGCCTCAAGAGCGTGTAAAGTATTTTCAAGACAATTTTTATATACAAATCGCTCGATGTGATCATATCATTACAGGATCTTACTTTACTAAAAAAGAGATTCTTGATCGTACAAGCGTTAACCCTGAAAATATTACAGTGATTTATCATGGCATAAACCATGTACTTTTCAAGCCTCTTTTAAAAAATAGAACCATAAAACAAAAGTATATTTTGGCGGTGGGAAGCATCGAACCTAGAAAAAATCTGAAAAATTTATTACTAGCATATTCGCAATGTGATAAAGTATTTAAAGATGAATACCATCTTTATTTAGTAGGTGATAGTGGGTGGAAAAATGATGAGATCATGAAACTGGTTGAAAGCATGAGTCAATGGGTACATCCTACGGGTTACATTAATGATGCAAAATTAGCAAATATGTATAGAAATGCAAGCGTGTTTGTTTATCCTTCTTTTTATGAAGGTTTTGGAATTCCTCCTCTTGAGGCGATGGCGTGTGGTACCGCTATTATTGCCTCCAATACATCGACACTACCAGAAGTGTGTGGAGATGCAGCGTATTATGTAGATCCTTTGGATATTAGAGCTATTATGGAGAGTATGAAAAAAGTTTTAAGTGATGAAGTATTGCGTCAGGATCTTATCTCTAAAGGATTACAGCACGCTCAAAAATTTAGCTGGGAAAAAAGTGCAAAAGAACATATGACGGTATTTGAGATGGTACTAAAACAATGA
- a CDS encoding GDP-mannose 4,6-dehydratase: protein MKLDLASKKVLITGIDSFTGFHLKTHLKKQGYHVYGTVFSNGDGVETFTCNITNKDNCLHVMRQIQPNFLIHLAGISYVGHDDVEAFYKVNILGTQNILNALCALENSVQKVILASSATVYGDQGCEELDESMCPKPANHYGISKLAMEHMARGYFAKLPITIVRPFNYTGIGQPEHFLVPKIVSHFKRKEQTIELGNLYVAREFNDVAFTCKVYEKLLESTMHSDIVNLCSGKAISLMEIISLMNAIAGYEIEVKVNPSFVRENEIKRLVGSTQKLEKTIGHICPIELEETLQKMYEA, encoded by the coding sequence ATGAAGTTGGATTTAGCTTCTAAAAAAGTCCTTATTACAGGCATTGACAGTTTTACAGGGTTTCATCTTAAAACGCATTTGAAAAAACAGGGTTACCACGTATATGGGACTGTTTTTAGCAATGGAGATGGTGTAGAAACTTTTACATGTAACATTACTAATAAGGACAATTGTTTACATGTAATGCGCCAAATCCAACCCAATTTTCTCATTCATCTTGCAGGAATATCGTATGTGGGGCATGATGACGTAGAAGCATTTTATAAAGTCAATATCTTGGGAACACAAAATATTTTGAATGCATTATGTGCGTTAGAAAATAGCGTTCAAAAGGTCATTTTAGCAAGTAGCGCAACAGTCTATGGTGACCAAGGATGCGAAGAGCTTGATGAGTCAATGTGCCCAAAACCAGCAAATCATTATGGTATCAGTAAGCTTGCTATGGAACATATGGCAAGAGGTTATTTTGCAAAATTGCCCATTACCATCGTAAGACCATTTAATTATACGGGCATTGGGCAGCCAGAGCATTTTTTGGTGCCTAAGATTGTGAGTCACTTTAAGCGCAAAGAACAAACGATAGAACTAGGCAACTTGTATGTTGCACGAGAATTTAATGATGTAGCGTTTACATGTAAAGTCTATGAAAAACTCTTAGAGAGTACAATGCACTCAGACATAGTCAATCTTTGCTCTGGAAAAGCTATTAGCTTGATGGAAATTATTTCTTTGATGAATGCTATAGCAGGATATGAGATAGAGGTTAAAGTCAATCCTTCTTTTGTAAGAGAAAATGAGATAAAACGTTTAGTCGGCTCAACACAGAAGTTAGAAAAAACTATAGGTCATATCTGTCCTATAGAACTAGAAGAGACATTGCAAAAGATGTATGAAGCCTAA
- the gmd gene encoding GDP-mannose 4,6-dehydratase, which translates to MKKAIVTGITGQDGAYLSELLLDKGYEVYGTYRRTASVNFWRIEELGIEKHPHLHLLEYDLTDQANSIRMVMEIKPDEIYNLAAQSFVGVSFEQPLATAQITGLGAVHLLEAIRIVDPKIKFYQASTSEMFGKVQEIPQTEKTPLYPRSPYGVAKLYAHWMTINYSESYGIFGCCGILFNHESPIRGREFVTRKITDSVAKIKLGKLDVLELGNMDAKRDWGYAKDYVEGMWRILQAEKPDTFVLATNRTETVRDFVKMAFKAAGIELEFKGKDKNEVAIDKATGKTVVRVNPKFYRPAEVELLIGNPEKAKRVLGWEPKCTLEELCSMMVKADIKRNEVGFSF; encoded by the coding sequence ATGAAAAAAGCAATAGTAACAGGTATTACAGGGCAAGATGGAGCATATCTTTCAGAGTTACTTTTAGATAAAGGTTATGAGGTTTACGGAACTTACAGAAGAACAGCGTCAGTTAATTTTTGGCGTATAGAAGAGCTTGGAATTGAAAAGCATCCTCATTTGCATCTTCTAGAGTACGACTTGACTGATCAAGCCAATAGTATACGTATGGTTATGGAGATAAAACCAGATGAGATTTACAACCTTGCAGCTCAGAGTTTTGTAGGTGTGTCATTCGAGCAGCCTTTGGCAACAGCACAGATTACAGGACTTGGAGCTGTTCATTTACTTGAAGCTATTCGTATTGTGGACCCAAAAATTAAATTTTATCAAGCTTCGACTTCTGAGATGTTTGGCAAAGTACAAGAGATACCTCAAACAGAAAAAACACCACTTTATCCTCGTAGCCCTTATGGTGTAGCAAAGTTATATGCGCATTGGATGACAATTAACTATAGCGAGAGTTATGGGATTTTTGGATGTTGCGGTATTTTATTTAACCATGAGTCACCAATTCGTGGACGTGAATTTGTAACGCGCAAGATAACAGATAGTGTAGCGAAAATAAAGCTTGGTAAATTAGATGTATTGGAACTTGGCAATATGGATGCAAAACGCGACTGGGGATATGCCAAAGACTATGTTGAGGGTATGTGGCGAATTCTTCAAGCCGAAAAGCCAGATACATTTGTTTTGGCGACTAATCGAACCGAAACGGTACGTGACTTTGTAAAGATGGCATTTAAAGCGGCTGGAATTGAGCTAGAGTTTAAAGGTAAAGATAAGAATGAAGTAGCTATCGATAAAGCGACAGGAAAAACAGTTGTTCGTGTCAATCCCAAGTTTTATAGACCTGCTGAAGTAGAACTTCTTATAGGAAATCCTGAAAAAGCAAAACGAGTATTAGGATGGGAACCAAAATGTACTCTTGAAGAGCTTTGTTCTATGATGGTCAAGGCAGATATTAAAAGGAATGAAGTTGGATTTAGCTTCTAA
- a CDS encoding glycosyltransferase family 2 protein: MKLSIVIPCYNEAKNIPLILEKFKSVINRDDIEVIMVNNGSTDNSHEILDELIFQYPFARVINVAVNQGYGFGIVSGLKEAKGEFIGYTHADMQTDPSDPIKALSIIEKQSNPHNCYVKGDRKGRSLFDQFFTIGMSAFETFLFGLKALGYQRSA; this comes from the coding sequence ATGAAATTGTCAATAGTAATACCTTGCTATAATGAAGCTAAAAATATCCCATTGATTTTAGAAAAATTTAAAAGCGTAATTAATAGAGATGATATAGAAGTTATAATGGTTAATAATGGCTCTACAGATAACTCTCACGAGATTTTAGATGAGCTTATATTTCAGTATCCCTTCGCTAGAGTTATCAATGTTGCAGTGAATCAAGGATATGGATTTGGAATAGTTTCTGGGTTAAAAGAGGCAAAAGGTGAGTTTATAGGCTATACACATGCTGATATGCAAACTGACCCGTCTGATCCAATCAAGGCACTGTCAATTATAGAAAAACAATCTAATCCGCACAACTGCTATGTGAAAGGTGATAGGAAGGGCCGTTCCTTATTTGACCAATTTTTCACCATTGGTATGAGCGCATTTGAAACATTTTTATTTGGGCTCAAAGCTTTGGGATATCAACGCTCAGCCTAA
- a CDS encoding GtrA family protein has product MNQIKKELKRFLVAGLSAVGTDLVSYYLLLSFLSHDVAKGISFLLGTVVAYIINKYWTFEKHEKSYKEVVKFSILYSVTFGANVMTNKMVLEMTTIVFLAFLVATGVSTILNFIGQKWWVFK; this is encoded by the coding sequence ATGAACCAAATCAAAAAAGAGCTCAAAAGGTTTTTAGTAGCCGGACTTAGTGCGGTAGGGACTGACTTAGTGAGTTATTATTTATTACTAAGTTTTTTATCCCATGATGTGGCAAAAGGAATATCGTTTCTTTTGGGAACAGTTGTTGCCTATATTATCAATAAATACTGGACTTTTGAAAAACATGAAAAGTCTTATAAAGAGGTCGTGAAATTTAGTATTTTGTACAGTGTGACATTTGGAGCGAATGTAATGACTAATAAAATGGTTCTAGAGATGACTACTATAGTGTTTTTAGCCTTTTTAGTAGCCACAGGGGTTAGTACGATACTAAATTTTATTGGGCAAAAATGGTGGGTATTTAAATGA
- a CDS encoding NTP transferase domain-containing protein, with protein MHIVVPMSGVGNRFIEAGYKEPKPLIIIDGKPIIEHVCDLFPNETKFTFICNAKHLTETNMREVLLGIKPNANVVEIPNHKKGPVYAVHLIESLINDEEEVIVNYCDFGTYWDYEDFLKHTRDRNADGAIPAYKGFHPHMLGSTNYAFMCDEKQWMLEIKEKEPFTDNRMNEYASNGTYYFKKGSYVKKYFKELMDKDISLKSEYYVSLVYNLLVADGLNVSIYNIQHMLQWGTPQDVEEYNAWSKYFRDIINEKKKPVAIKNSVTLIPLAGHGSRFSKMGYKDPKPLIEVSGKPMIIQAADCLPKSENNVFVTLKEHLNNYPVASVLKAEYPSAKIVSIAEVTEGQAITCSLGLKEVDSESSLLIAATDNGMIYDKAKYQSLIENENVDAIVFTFRHHISSKNNPQMYGWIKSDNDNVIGVSVKVPISDNPYNDHAIVGTFYFRKVQFFNEALQSLLDKNIRVNNEYYVDSMVGELISLGYKVKVFEVDDYICWGTPDDYETFIYWQSFFHKISWHPYSLEKDSTVKQEKVQTLDIQYRTFEQKYR; from the coding sequence ATGCACATTGTAGTCCCGATGTCAGGAGTTGGCAATAGATTTATAGAAGCAGGATATAAAGAACCTAAACCACTTATTATTATTGATGGAAAGCCAATTATTGAGCACGTATGTGACCTTTTTCCCAACGAGACAAAGTTTACATTTATTTGTAATGCAAAACACTTGACTGAGACAAATATGAGAGAAGTTTTACTTGGAATAAAACCAAATGCTAATGTGGTAGAAATACCAAACCATAAAAAAGGCCCTGTTTATGCCGTTCATCTTATTGAAAGTTTAATTAATGATGAAGAAGAAGTTATTGTCAATTATTGTGATTTTGGAACCTATTGGGATTATGAAGATTTTTTAAAGCATACGCGAGATAGAAATGCCGATGGTGCAATTCCTGCATATAAAGGCTTTCATCCTCATATGCTTGGTAGCACAAACTATGCTTTTATGTGTGATGAAAAACAGTGGATGTTAGAAATTAAAGAAAAAGAACCTTTTACAGACAATCGGATGAATGAATATGCTTCCAATGGAACTTACTATTTCAAAAAAGGTTCTTATGTCAAGAAATATTTTAAAGAACTGATGGATAAAGATATTAGCCTTAAGAGTGAATATTATGTTTCTCTGGTCTATAATTTATTAGTCGCAGATGGCTTAAATGTATCTATTTATAATATTCAGCATATGTTACAGTGGGGAACACCCCAAGATGTTGAAGAGTACAATGCTTGGTCGAAATATTTTCGAGATATTATCAATGAAAAAAAGAAACCTGTTGCAATAAAAAACAGTGTTACATTGATTCCTCTTGCTGGGCATGGTAGCCGTTTTTCAAAGATGGGCTACAAAGATCCAAAACCATTGATTGAAGTTAGTGGAAAACCTATGATCATTCAGGCAGCAGATTGTTTACCAAAGAGTGAAAATAATGTTTTTGTAACATTAAAAGAGCATTTAAATAATTACCCTGTAGCAAGTGTGTTAAAAGCCGAATATCCAAGTGCGAAAATTGTCTCGATTGCAGAAGTAACTGAAGGGCAAGCGATTACATGCAGTTTAGGATTAAAAGAGGTAGATAGCGAATCTTCTTTATTGATAGCGGCTACGGACAATGGTATGATTTATGATAAAGCAAAATATCAATCTCTCATTGAAAATGAAAATGTAGATGCAATCGTCTTTACCTTTCGACATCATATCTCCAGTAAAAACAATCCTCAAATGTACGGATGGATTAAATCAGATAATGATAACGTGATAGGTGTGTCGGTCAAAGTACCAATTTCAGACAATCCGTATAATGACCATGCAATTGTTGGAACGTTCTATTTCCGAAAAGTGCAATTCTTTAATGAAGCACTACAAAGCTTACTCGACAAAAATATTCGTGTTAATAATGAATATTATGTCGATAGTATGGTTGGAGAACTCATATCTTTAGGATATAAGGTCAAAGTTTTTGAAGTAGATGATTATATCTGTTGGGGTACACCAGATGATTACGAAACGTTTATCTATTGGCAGAGTTTTTTCCACAAAATATCATGGCACCCATATTCTTTGGAAAAAGATTCAACCGTCAAGCAAGAAAAAGTACAAACATTAGATATTCAATACAGAACATTTGAGCAAAAGTATCGATGA
- a CDS encoding class II aldolase/adducin family protein produces the protein MKEIQDLVSLSKYAGERFDLVQAGGGNSSVKLNNGTMLIKASGFLLSDVEEHSGYAKVNTAKIAKIVKNEEIISSNDKRYRERLASILVKEATVDINNRPSIETLLHSLLYKYTLHTHPIVVNMIVNKNDWKVVLKTIFKEEIVLIEYQTPGIELALALYTEISKYEKIPKIIFLQNHGLIITSDNMQEIKFLKEYVLNTIECYLHIDLDKYKVTNIVSTLVNQISGQNSIAYLSNDIDLNMFIMQDKNLFLKTPFCPDSLVYCGICAVEITDIKDSKPIQEYQNTYYETPKILLFNNKIYIIAQNIKKAKEIEDALRFHIIVLENNSENTNFLEFEELAYLMNWEAEKYRQKI, from the coding sequence GAGGTTTGATCTAGTGCAGGCAGGCGGTGGAAATAGCTCTGTTAAGCTTAATAATGGCACGATGTTGATTAAGGCATCTGGATTTCTATTAAGTGATGTCGAAGAACATAGTGGATATGCAAAAGTGAATACAGCAAAAATTGCTAAGATTGTCAAAAATGAAGAAATAATTTCAAGCAATGATAAAAGATATAGAGAAAGACTAGCATCCATACTTGTAAAAGAAGCTACTGTCGATATTAATAATCGACCTTCTATCGAGACATTACTGCATTCATTACTTTATAAATACACTCTGCATACTCATCCTATTGTTGTGAACATGATTGTTAATAAGAACGATTGGAAAGTGGTTCTTAAAACTATTTTTAAAGAAGAAATTGTATTAATAGAGTATCAAACTCCAGGGATAGAATTAGCATTGGCTCTTTATACCGAAATATCAAAATATGAGAAAATTCCAAAAATTATATTCTTGCAAAACCATGGATTAATAATCACGTCTGACAATATGCAAGAAATTAAATTTTTGAAAGAATATGTACTTAATACAATAGAGTGCTATTTGCATATTGATCTGGATAAATATAAGGTTACTAATATTGTATCAACTTTAGTCAATCAAATAAGTGGCCAAAATTCTATCGCATATTTATCTAATGATATAGATTTAAATATGTTTATTATGCAAGATAAAAATTTATTTTTAAAAACACCTTTTTGCCCAGATTCGTTGGTCTATTGTGGTATCTGTGCAGTAGAAATTACAGATATTAAGGATAGTAAACCAATTCAGGAATATCAAAATACTTATTATGAAACTCCCAAAATTTTATTATTTAATAATAAAATTTATATCATTGCCCAAAATATTAAAAAAGCTAAAGAGATAGAAGACGCACTAAGATTTCATATCATTGTTTTAGAAAACAATAGTGAAAATACCAATTTTTTGGAGTTTGAAGAATTAGCTTACCTAATGAATTGGGAAGCTGAAAAATATAGACAAAAGATTTAG